A genomic region of Streptomyces rimosus contains the following coding sequences:
- the rpmA gene encoding 50S ribosomal protein L27, with translation MAHKKGASSTRNGRDSNAQRLGVKRFGGQAVLAGEILVRQRGTHFHPGTGVGRGGDDTLFALASGAVQFGTHRGRKVVNIVPIAE, from the coding sequence ATGGCACACAAGAAGGGCGCATCGTCCACTCGGAACGGTCGCGATTCCAATGCTCAGCGGCTCGGCGTGAAGCGCTTCGGCGGTCAGGCCGTCCTCGCCGGTGAGATCCTGGTCCGCCAGCGCGGCACCCACTTCCACCCGGGCACCGGCGTCGGCCGCGGCGGCGACGACACCCTGTTCGCCCTGGCCTCCGGTGCGGTGCAGTTCGGCACCCACCGTGGCCGCAAGGTCGTGAACATCGTCCCGATCGCCGAGTGA
- the obgE gene encoding GTPase ObgE → MTTFVDRVELHVAAGNGGHGVASVMREKFKPLGGPDGGNGGRGGDVILVVDQDVTTLLDYHHHPHRKATNGQPGAGDHRAGKNGQDLVLPVPDGTVVLDRKGNVLADMVGQGTTFIAAQGGRGGLGNAALASARRKAPGFALLGEPGDARDIVLELKTVADVALVGYPSAGKSSLISVLSAAKPKIADYPFTTLVPNLGVVTAGSTVYTIADVPGLIPGASQGKGLGLEFLRHVERCEVLVHVLDTATLESDRDPVSDLDVIEAELAQYGGLDNRPRVVVLNKIDIPDGQDLADIIRPDLEERGYRVFEVSAVARTGLKELSYALADIVAKARAAKPVQEATRIVIRPKAVDDTGFTVTPEGEGFFRVRGEKPERWVRQTDFNNDEAVGYLADRLNRLGVEDELRKVGAHAGDGIAIGPEDNAVVFDWEPMMAAGAEMLGRRGEDHRMEAPRPAVQRRRDREAARDESEQEYEGFQPF, encoded by the coding sequence ATGACCACCTTCGTGGACCGCGTCGAGCTGCACGTCGCCGCGGGTAACGGAGGCCACGGCGTGGCCTCCGTGATGCGCGAGAAGTTCAAGCCGCTCGGCGGCCCCGACGGCGGCAACGGCGGCCGCGGCGGCGACGTGATCCTGGTCGTCGACCAGGACGTCACCACGCTCCTCGACTACCACCACCACCCGCACCGCAAGGCCACCAACGGCCAGCCGGGCGCCGGCGACCACCGCGCCGGCAAGAACGGCCAGGACCTGGTCCTGCCGGTCCCGGACGGCACCGTCGTCCTCGACCGCAAGGGCAATGTGCTCGCCGACATGGTCGGCCAGGGCACCACCTTCATCGCGGCCCAGGGCGGGCGCGGCGGCCTCGGCAACGCGGCCCTGGCCTCCGCCCGGCGCAAGGCCCCCGGCTTCGCGCTGCTCGGCGAGCCCGGCGACGCCCGCGACATCGTGCTGGAGCTCAAGACCGTCGCGGACGTCGCGCTGGTCGGCTACCCGAGCGCCGGCAAGTCCTCGCTGATCTCAGTGCTCTCGGCCGCCAAGCCGAAGATCGCCGACTACCCGTTCACCACCCTGGTGCCCAACCTCGGCGTGGTCACGGCCGGCTCCACCGTCTACACCATCGCGGACGTGCCCGGCCTGATCCCCGGCGCCAGCCAGGGCAAGGGCCTGGGCCTGGAGTTCCTGCGGCACGTCGAGCGCTGCGAGGTGCTGGTGCACGTGCTGGACACCGCCACCCTGGAGTCCGACCGCGACCCGGTCTCCGACCTGGACGTCATCGAGGCGGAGCTGGCGCAGTACGGCGGCCTGGACAACCGGCCGCGGGTGGTCGTCCTCAACAAGATCGACATCCCGGACGGGCAGGACCTCGCCGACATAATCCGCCCCGACCTGGAGGAGCGCGGCTACCGCGTCTTCGAGGTCTCGGCCGTCGCGCGCACCGGCCTCAAGGAGCTGTCGTACGCGCTCGCCGACATCGTCGCCAAGGCGCGCGCCGCCAAGCCCGTACAGGAAGCCACCCGTATCGTCATCCGCCCGAAGGCCGTGGACGACACGGGCTTCACGGTCACGCCGGAGGGCGAGGGCTTCTTCCGCGTACGGGGCGAGAAGCCCGAGCGCTGGGTCCGCCAGACCGACTTCAACAACGACGAGGCCGTCGGCTACCTCGCCGACCGCCTCAACCGCCTCGGCGTCGAGGACGAGCTGCGCAAGGTCGGCGCGCACGCCGGCGACGGCATTGCGATCGGCCCCGAGGACAACGCGGTCGTCTTCGACTGGGAGCCGATGATGGCGGCGGGCGCCGAGATGCTCGGCCGCCGCGGCGAGGACCACCGTATGGAGGCGCCCCGCCCGGCCGTGCAGCGCCGTCGCGACCGCGAGGCGGCGCGGGACGAGTCCGAGCAGGAGTACGAGGGCTTCCAGCCCTTCTGA
- the proB gene encoding glutamate 5-kinase, whose protein sequence is MTDARRIVVKVGSSSLTTASGGLDADRVDALVDVLAKHQDKEIVLVSSGAIAAGLAPLGLDRRPRDLARQQAAASVGQGLLVARYTASFARYGRRVGQVLLTSDDTSRRAHYRNAFRTLDQLLAMGAVPIVNENDTVATDEIRFGDNDRLAALVAHLVRADLLVLLSDVDGLYDGDPATPGTSRIAEVRGPADLEGISIGSAGRAGVGTGGMVTKVEAARIAAAAGIPVVLTSAVHAAEALAGGPTGTHFLRTGRRSAGRLLWLAHASTPRGALVLDDGAVTAVVERHSSLLPAGIASVEGEFSAGDPVELRDTTGRAVARGLVSFDAREIPRLIGRSTHDLARELGPAYEREVVHRDDLVVLDH, encoded by the coding sequence GTGACGGACGCCCGCAGGATCGTGGTCAAGGTCGGCTCGTCCTCGCTGACCACGGCGAGCGGCGGCCTGGACGCCGACCGGGTGGACGCGCTGGTGGACGTGCTGGCCAAGCACCAGGACAAGGAGATCGTGCTGGTCTCCTCCGGGGCCATCGCGGCGGGCCTCGCGCCCCTCGGCCTGGACCGGCGGCCCCGCGACCTGGCCCGGCAGCAGGCCGCCGCCAGCGTCGGCCAGGGCCTGCTGGTCGCCCGCTACACCGCCTCCTTCGCGCGTTACGGGCGCCGCGTCGGCCAGGTCCTGCTCACCTCCGACGACACCAGCCGCCGCGCCCACTACCGCAACGCCTTCCGCACCCTGGACCAGCTGCTGGCGATGGGCGCCGTACCGATCGTCAACGAGAACGACACCGTCGCCACCGACGAGATCCGCTTCGGCGACAACGACCGGCTGGCCGCGCTGGTCGCCCACCTCGTACGCGCCGACCTGCTCGTCCTGCTCTCGGACGTGGACGGGCTCTACGACGGCGACCCGGCCACCCCCGGCACCTCCCGGATAGCCGAGGTACGCGGCCCGGCCGACCTGGAGGGCATCTCGATCGGCAGCGCGGGCCGGGCCGGCGTCGGCACCGGCGGTATGGTGACCAAGGTTGAGGCGGCCCGGATCGCCGCCGCGGCCGGCATCCCGGTCGTGCTGACCTCCGCCGTACACGCCGCCGAGGCCCTGGCCGGCGGCCCGACCGGCACCCACTTCCTGCGCACCGGCCGCCGCTCCGCCGGCCGGCTGCTGTGGCTGGCGCACGCCTCCACCCCGCGCGGCGCGCTGGTGCTGGACGACGGGGCCGTGACGGCCGTCGTCGAACGGCACTCCTCGCTGCTGCCGGCCGGCATCGCCTCGGTGGAGGGGGAGTTCAGCGCCGGCGACCCGGTCGAACTGCGCGACACCACCGGCCGCGCCGTCGCCCGCGGCCTGGTCAGCTTCGACGCCCGGGAGATCCCCCGGCTGATCGGCCGCTCCACCCACGACCTCGCCCGCGAACTCGGGCCCGCCTACGAACGCGAGGTCGTGCACCGCGACGATCTGGTCGTACTGGACCACTGA
- a CDS encoding glutamate-5-semialdehyde dehydrogenase, translated as MTSESAHSSPVIETARRAKEAAAVLAPQPRTARDGALLAIADALVARTEEIVAANAGDVAKARAAGTGESLVDRLTLTPERVTAMAADVRDVVALPDPVGEVVRGSTLPNGLDLRQVRVPLGVVGIIYEARPNVTVDAAALCLKAGNAVLLRGSSSAYATNSVLVEVLRDAVASVGLPADVVQLVPGESRESVRELMRARGLVDVLIPRGGASLIRTVVEESTVPVIETGTGNCHVYVDEHADIDMALDILINSKAQRPSVCNAAETVLVHAGIAETFLPRALEALTQAGVVVHGDTAWQQAGPGLVAPATDEDWAAEYLSYDIAAAVVQDLDAAVAHIRRWSSGHTEAIVTTSQAAARRFTQLVDATTVAVNASTRFTDGSQFGFGAEIGISTQKLHARGPMGLPELTSTKYVVTGDGHTR; from the coding sequence ATGACCAGCGAATCAGCGCACTCCTCACCCGTCATCGAGACCGCACGGCGCGCCAAGGAAGCGGCGGCCGTCCTGGCGCCGCAGCCGCGCACCGCGCGCGACGGCGCGCTGCTCGCCATCGCCGACGCCCTGGTGGCCCGTACGGAGGAGATCGTCGCCGCCAACGCCGGTGACGTCGCCAAGGCACGGGCCGCGGGCACCGGCGAGTCCCTCGTGGACCGGCTCACCCTGACCCCGGAGCGGGTCACCGCGATGGCCGCCGACGTCCGGGACGTGGTGGCGCTGCCCGACCCGGTGGGTGAGGTGGTGCGCGGCTCCACGCTGCCCAACGGCCTGGACCTGCGGCAGGTCCGCGTCCCGCTGGGCGTCGTCGGGATCATCTACGAGGCCCGCCCGAACGTGACCGTGGACGCCGCCGCGCTGTGCCTGAAGGCGGGCAACGCGGTGCTGCTGCGCGGTTCGTCCTCCGCGTACGCCACGAACAGCGTCCTCGTCGAGGTGCTGCGGGACGCCGTCGCGAGCGTCGGGCTGCCCGCCGACGTCGTCCAGCTGGTGCCGGGGGAGAGCCGGGAGTCGGTGCGCGAGCTGATGCGGGCGCGCGGCCTGGTCGACGTACTGATCCCGCGCGGCGGCGCCTCGCTGATCCGTACGGTCGTGGAGGAGTCCACCGTCCCGGTGATCGAGACCGGCACCGGAAACTGCCATGTCTACGTGGACGAGCACGCCGACATCGACATGGCCCTGGACATCCTGATCAACTCCAAGGCGCAGCGGCCGAGCGTGTGCAATGCCGCCGAAACGGTTCTGGTGCACGCCGGTATCGCCGAGACGTTCCTGCCGCGGGCCCTGGAGGCGCTGACCCAGGCCGGGGTGGTCGTGCACGGCGACACCGCCTGGCAGCAGGCCGGGCCCGGCCTGGTCGCGCCCGCCACGGACGAGGACTGGGCGGCCGAGTACCTCTCGTACGACATCGCCGCGGCCGTCGTGCAGGACCTGGACGCCGCGGTGGCGCACATCCGCCGCTGGTCCTCCGGGCACACCGAGGCGATCGTGACCACCTCGCAGGCGGCGGCCCGCCGCTTCACCCAACTCGTGGACGCAACGACCGTCGCGGTGAACGCCTCCACCCGTTTCACCGACGGCAGCCAGTTCGGCTTCGGCGCCGAGATCGGCATCTCGACGCAGAAGCTGCACGCCCGCGGGCCGATGGGTCTGCCGGAGCTGACTTCGACGAAGTACGTGGTCACAGGGGACGGCCACACGCGCTGA
- a CDS encoding SCO2584 family spore wall biosynthesis protein has protein sequence MPDDVGGKPFPDGEEPDEHSHPSHGAADEEFASVVLDEDFVRSARFHEPTAVERMLAAARARAEADAARSRPGFAADPDAAGPDGRPRGLGRRRGSADAHATTDPDAYGPYGPYGPYGGALRPYRSSVRWHRPVAWVLAVIMGIGLVALAFSAVYRGASGGRTQNPAPPPATSGVDGPPTARPSVLPSASASAASEAPPVPATPRAR, from the coding sequence GTGCCGGACGACGTGGGGGGCAAGCCGTTCCCGGACGGCGAGGAGCCCGACGAGCACAGCCATCCGAGCCACGGGGCAGCGGACGAGGAGTTCGCCTCCGTGGTCCTCGACGAGGACTTCGTGCGGTCCGCGCGCTTCCACGAACCCACCGCGGTGGAGCGGATGCTGGCCGCCGCCCGGGCCCGCGCCGAGGCCGACGCGGCCCGTTCCCGCCCGGGGTTCGCCGCCGACCCGGACGCCGCGGGCCCGGACGGCCGGCCGCGCGGCCTCGGCCGCCGCCGCGGCTCCGCCGACGCCCATGCGACCACCGACCCGGACGCGTACGGCCCCTATGGCCCGTACGGCCCGTACGGCGGCGCCCTGCGCCCGTACCGCTCCAGCGTCCGCTGGCACCGCCCGGTGGCCTGGGTGCTCGCCGTGATCATGGGAATCGGGCTGGTCGCGCTGGCCTTCTCCGCGGTCTACCGGGGCGCCTCCGGGGGGCGCACCCAGAATCCGGCACCACCGCCCGCGACCAGCGGCGTGGACGGCCCGCCGACCGCCCGCCCCAGCGTCCTGCCCTCGGCGTCCGCCTCGGCCGCCTCGGAGGCGCCGCCCGTACCGGCCACGCCGCGCGCCCGCTGA
- a CDS encoding SCO2583 family membrane protein, with the protein MAGAGDPPEGTPEGAAGGGEDEYRSVVFDESFVRAARLQEYSARERMGDHARAVRTRHAWARLGGARQAVILALLIVLAFGTAIYMGIRHPYRPPEPLAAEPLRSTVVPLAPAGAVPGGTAADLFARSPAAQYRVGAAGVNLPAVGRTEHFSDGQVVSALSIVKDYLVRSSIDPATLTGGSVRPVGLLLKPSQLDQFDRSLAHPADDGRHAATGWLTRFDPGRVELADPNVRVSGTLSATEVGADALEVSADFTFAYAVRPATAKGAAGQRSPAASLFTVRRDLRFRIGRDDLNDHRLEVLQSNLQAGPMSCSAGAASELRPLLAGQRAADTGPEGTDPYARGRTNTGLCGKLAAGAQPGPASADR; encoded by the coding sequence ATGGCCGGTGCTGGTGACCCTCCCGAAGGGACCCCCGAGGGCGCCGCGGGAGGCGGAGAGGACGAATACCGATCCGTCGTCTTCGACGAATCGTTTGTACGGGCTGCACGCCTTCAGGAGTATTCCGCGAGGGAACGCATGGGGGACCACGCACGGGCCGTACGCACCCGGCACGCCTGGGCCCGGCTCGGCGGCGCCCGGCAGGCCGTCATCCTCGCCCTGCTGATCGTCCTCGCCTTCGGCACCGCGATCTACATGGGCATCCGGCATCCGTACCGGCCGCCCGAGCCGCTGGCGGCCGAGCCGCTGCGGTCCACGGTCGTGCCGCTGGCGCCGGCCGGCGCCGTACCGGGCGGCACGGCGGCGGACCTCTTCGCGCGGAGCCCGGCCGCGCAGTACCGCGTCGGCGCGGCGGGCGTGAACCTGCCCGCCGTCGGCCGCACCGAGCACTTCTCCGACGGCCAGGTCGTCTCCGCCCTGTCCATCGTCAAGGACTATCTCGTGCGCTCCTCGATCGACCCGGCCACCCTGACGGGCGGGTCCGTACGGCCGGTGGGGCTGCTGCTCAAGCCCAGCCAGCTCGACCAGTTCGACCGGAGCCTCGCGCACCCGGCCGACGACGGGCGGCACGCGGCCACCGGCTGGCTGACCCGCTTCGACCCGGGCCGGGTGGAGCTGGCCGATCCCAACGTACGGGTGAGCGGCACGCTTTCGGCCACCGAGGTCGGCGCGGACGCGCTGGAGGTCAGCGCCGACTTCACCTTCGCCTACGCGGTGCGCCCGGCCACCGCGAAGGGCGCGGCGGGCCAACGGTCGCCCGCCGCCTCGCTGTTCACCGTCCGCCGTGATCTGCGCTTCCGTATCGGGCGCGACGACCTGAACGACCACCGCCTGGAGGTGCTGCAGAGCAACCTCCAGGCGGGGCCGATGTCCTGCTCGGCCGGCGCGGCGAGCGAACTGCGCCCGCTGCTCGCCGGGCAGCGCGCCGCGGACACCGGGCCCGAGGGCACCGATCCGTACGCCCGCGGCCGGACGAACACGGGCCTGTGCGGGAAGCTGGCGGCCGGCGCCCAGCCGGGCCCGGCCTCCGCGGACCGTTAG
- a CDS encoding M48 family metallopeptidase, with protein MTESPGGSERVPSRDRRRFPGISSRAYEHPADRSALVALRKLSGFDTVFKTLSGLLPERSLRLMFLSDSVRVSDQQFAHLNDMLRDACYILDLEKVPPMYVNQDPSPNAMCIGLDEPIIVLTTGLVELLDEEEMRAVIGHEVGHALSGHAVYRTVLLFLTNLALKIAWIPLGNVAVMAIVTALREWFRKSELSADRAGLLVGQDLQASMRGLMKLAGGNHLHEMNVDAFLQQAEEYEAGGDLRDSVLKVLNMLPRSHPFTTVRAAELKKWSASRDYQRIMDGHYPRKEEDKDTSVSDSFRESAAHYAESVRTSKDPLMGLVRDIAGGAGDLGGKLRDTVFRGGSRPGGSGGANGTGGTGGTDGPDAGGPEGPSGR; from the coding sequence ATGACGGAGAGCCCAGGCGGCAGCGAGCGCGTACCGAGCCGGGACCGCAGGCGGTTCCCCGGGATCTCGTCCCGCGCCTACGAGCACCCGGCGGACCGCTCCGCGCTCGTGGCCCTGCGCAAGCTGAGCGGGTTCGACACCGTCTTCAAGACGCTCAGCGGCCTGTTGCCGGAGCGCAGCCTGCGGCTGATGTTCCTGTCGGACTCGGTGCGGGTCAGCGACCAGCAGTTCGCGCATCTCAACGACATGCTGCGGGACGCGTGTTACATCCTGGACCTGGAGAAGGTCCCGCCGATGTACGTGAACCAGGACCCCTCGCCGAACGCCATGTGCATCGGCCTGGACGAGCCCATCATCGTCCTGACCACCGGCCTGGTCGAGCTGCTCGACGAGGAGGAGATGCGCGCGGTCATCGGCCACGAGGTCGGCCACGCGCTGTCCGGCCACGCGGTCTACCGCACCGTCCTGCTGTTCCTGACCAACCTCGCGTTGAAGATCGCCTGGATTCCGCTGGGCAACGTCGCGGTGATGGCGATCGTGACGGCGCTGCGCGAGTGGTTCCGCAAGTCGGAGCTGTCGGCGGACCGTGCGGGACTGCTGGTCGGGCAGGACCTCCAGGCGTCCATGCGCGGTCTGATGAAGCTGGCCGGCGGCAACCACCTGCACGAGATGAACGTGGACGCGTTCCTCCAGCAGGCCGAGGAGTACGAAGCCGGCGGCGACCTGCGCGACTCCGTCCTGAAGGTGCTGAACATGCTGCCGCGCAGCCACCCCTTCACCACCGTGCGCGCCGCCGAGCTGAAGAAGTGGTCCGCCAGCCGCGACTACCAGCGCATCATGGACGGCCACTACCCGCGCAAGGAGGAGGACAAGGACACCTCGGTCTCCGACTCCTTCCGCGAGTCCGCCGCGCACTACGCCGAATCGGTGCGGACGAGCAAGGACCCGCTGATGGGTCTGGTGCGCGACATAGCCGGCGGCGCCGGCGACCTGGGCGGCAAGCTGCGGGACACGGTCTTCCGCGGCGGCTCCCGGCCCGGCGGCTCGGGCGGCGCCAACGGCACCGGTGGCACCGGCGGTACGGACGGCCCGGACGCCGGCGGCCCGGAGGGTCCGAGCGGACGCTGA